The nucleotide sequence GGTGGTGCTCATGGGGCGGTTCTCCTGACCTGCGGATGTCGTGCGGGGGCTCGGCCGGGTTCAGCTCGGCCGGGACTCGTGGCCGATGACGGTGAGACCGGGCGGCAGGTTCGGTGCCTCGGACGACTCCTCGACCATGATGATGCCGTCCACGACGCTCACCTCGTGGGCCCGCACCGGCAGCTTGGCCGGAGGGGCGTCCACCGCGCCGGTGCGCAGGTCGAACTTGGACGCGTGCAGCGGGCACTCCACCTCGCACCCCTCCAC is from Kocuria rosea and encodes:
- a CDS encoding bifunctional 3-phenylpropionate/cinnamic acid dioxygenase ferredoxin subunit gives rise to the protein MHQACPLKDLAPGDALRLDTVPPIAVFHTEEGELFAIDDTCTHQDASLADGWVEGCEVECPLHASKFDLRTGAVDAPPAKLPVRAHEVSVVDGIIMVEESSEAPNLPPGLTVIGHESRPS